In Leisingera methylohalidivorans DSM 14336, a single genomic region encodes these proteins:
- a CDS encoding DUF2484 family protein: MTLSLTLAAVWALAANVLAMIPSRDNHWARAYVLIALGVPLLGYVTYENGPWWGLAVLLAGMSVLRWPVLYFGRWVKRAMGL, translated from the coding sequence ATGACGCTGTCGCTGACCCTTGCCGCCGTCTGGGCGCTGGCGGCCAATGTGCTGGCGATGATTCCCAGCCGCGACAATCACTGGGCCCGGGCCTATGTGCTGATTGCGCTGGGGGTGCCGCTGCTGGGCTATGTGACCTATGAAAACGGCCCCTGGTGGGGGCTGGCGGTGCTGCTGGCGGGCATGTCGGTGCTGCGCTGGCCGGTGCTGTATTTCGGGCGCTGGGTTAAACGCGCCATGGGGCTGTAG
- the murC gene encoding UDP-N-acetylmuramate--L-alanine ligase, translated as MNPATKLPGDVGPIHFVGIGGIGMSGIAEVLLNLGYSVQGSDLKASKITARLEELGARVFVGQKAENLEEAAVVVISSAIKPGNPELDEARLRGLPVVRRADMLAELMRLKSNIAIAGTHGKTTTTTMMAELMVAGGFDPTIVNGGIIHAYGSNARMGQGEWMVVEADESDGSFNRLPATIAVVTNIDPEHMEHWGDFDTLRDGFFEFVSNIPFYGIAVCCTDHPEVQALIGRISDRRVVTYGFNAQADVRAVNLTYKAGVAHFDVHLQAEDRVIEGCTLPMPGDHNVSNALSAVAVARHLGMNSSEIREALAAFGGVNRRFTKVGEVNGVTIIDDYGHHPVEIAAVLKAARQASEGRVIAVHQPHRYSRLSSLFEDFCGCFNEADVVAIAEVFAAGEEPIEGASRDDLVEGLIRHGHRHARAILSEEDLERLVREQARPGDMVVCLGAGTISAWANDLPERLGR; from the coding sequence ATGAACCCTGCAACCAAACTGCCCGGTGACGTCGGCCCGATCCATTTTGTGGGGATCGGGGGTATCGGCATGTCGGGCATCGCCGAGGTGCTGTTGAACCTGGGCTACAGCGTGCAGGGCTCGGACCTGAAGGCCAGCAAGATCACCGCCCGGCTGGAAGAGCTGGGCGCGCGGGTGTTTGTGGGCCAGAAGGCGGAGAACCTGGAGGAGGCTGCGGTTGTGGTGATCTCCTCGGCGATCAAACCGGGCAATCCGGAGCTGGACGAGGCCCGCCTGCGCGGGTTGCCGGTGGTGCGCCGGGCCGACATGCTGGCAGAACTGATGCGGCTGAAATCCAACATCGCCATTGCCGGCACCCACGGCAAGACCACCACCACCACGATGATGGCCGAGTTGATGGTGGCCGGCGGCTTTGACCCCACCATCGTCAACGGCGGCATCATTCACGCCTATGGCTCCAACGCGCGGATGGGGCAGGGCGAATGGATGGTGGTCGAGGCGGATGAAAGCGACGGTTCCTTCAACCGGCTGCCCGCGACCATTGCGGTGGTGACCAACATCGACCCGGAGCATATGGAGCACTGGGGCGATTTCGATACGCTGCGCGACGGGTTTTTTGAATTCGTGTCCAACATCCCGTTCTACGGCATTGCGGTCTGCTGCACCGATCACCCCGAGGTGCAGGCGCTGATCGGGCGGATCTCGGACCGCCGGGTGGTGACCTATGGTTTCAATGCGCAGGCCGACGTGCGGGCGGTGAACCTGACCTACAAGGCGGGTGTCGCGCATTTCGATGTGCATCTGCAGGCCGAAGACCGGGTGATCGAGGGCTGCACCCTGCCGATGCCGGGGGACCACAATGTCTCTAACGCGCTGTCCGCCGTGGCAGTGGCACGGCATCTGGGCATGAACAGTTCCGAGATCCGCGAGGCGTTGGCGGCCTTTGGCGGTGTGAACCGGCGTTTCACCAAGGTGGGCGAGGTGAACGGCGTCACCATCATCGACGATTACGGCCATCATCCGGTCGAGATTGCCGCGGTGCTGAAGGCGGCGCGCCAGGCCAGCGAGGGCCGGGTGATCGCTGTGCATCAGCCGCACCGCTATTCACGCCTGTCCAGCCTGTTCGAGGATTTCTGCGGCTGCTTCAACGAGGCCGACGTGGTTGCCATCGCCGAGGTGTTTGCGGCGGGAGAGGAACCGATCGAGGGCGCCAGCCGCGACGATCTGGTGGAAGGGCTGATCCGCCACGGCCACCGCCACGCCCGCGCCATCCTCAGCGAAGAGGATCTTGAGCGCCTGGTGCGCGAGCAGGCGCGCCCCGGCGACATGGTTGTCTGCCTCGGCGCCGGCACCATCAGCGCCTGGGCCAATGATCTGCCTGAACGGCTGGGGCGCTGA
- a CDS encoding UDP-N-acetylglucosamine--N-acetylmuramyl-(pentapeptide) pyrophosphoryl-undecaprenol N-acetylglucosamine transferase, whose protein sequence is MAQKLLLMAAGGTGGHMFPAQALAEVMLARGWRVKLSTDARGARYTGGFPHSVEISQVSSATFARGGLLAKALAGPKIAGGVLSMALQMRRERPDAVIGFGGYPSIPALGAATLLKLPRMIHEQNGVLGRVNQLFSKRVAGVACGTWPALLPEGVAHEHVGNPVRSAVMERAGAAYIPPGDYPMSLLVMGGSQGARILSDVVPAAVAALPDHIRRHLRVSHQARAEDLDRVNAFYADHGINADVQTFFNDVPARMSEAQLVISRSGASSVADISVIGRPSILIPFAAAAGDHQSANARGLVDANAAVMIPESALDIPVLAEHMGAILSNPQAATQMSAAALNAGVPDAAERLAALVEQLAQEG, encoded by the coding sequence ATGGCACAGAAACTGCTTTTGATGGCCGCTGGCGGGACCGGCGGCCATATGTTTCCGGCGCAGGCGCTGGCAGAAGTGATGCTGGCGCGCGGCTGGCGGGTGAAGCTGTCGACCGATGCGCGCGGGGCGCGCTATACCGGCGGCTTCCCGCATTCGGTTGAGATCAGCCAGGTGTCCTCGGCCACCTTTGCCCGCGGCGGGCTGCTGGCCAAGGCGCTGGCGGGGCCGAAGATCGCGGGCGGTGTGCTGTCGATGGCACTGCAGATGCGGCGCGAGCGCCCCGATGCGGTGATCGGTTTTGGCGGCTACCCGTCGATTCCGGCCCTGGGGGCGGCAACGCTGCTGAAGCTGCCGCGGATGATCCATGAGCAGAACGGCGTGCTGGGCCGGGTGAACCAGTTGTTTTCCAAGCGGGTGGCAGGCGTGGCCTGCGGCACCTGGCCGGCCTTGCTGCCTGAAGGCGTCGCGCATGAGCATGTGGGCAATCCGGTGCGCAGCGCGGTGATGGAACGTGCCGGAGCCGCCTATATTCCGCCCGGTGATTACCCGATGTCGCTGTTGGTGATGGGCGGCAGCCAGGGCGCGCGGATCCTGTCCGACGTGGTGCCTGCCGCGGTTGCCGCGCTGCCGGATCACATTCGCCGGCATCTGCGGGTGTCGCATCAGGCGCGCGCCGAGGACCTGGACCGGGTCAATGCGTTTTACGCCGACCATGGCATCAATGCCGATGTGCAGACCTTTTTCAACGATGTGCCTGCGCGCATGTCGGAGGCACAGCTGGTGATCTCGCGTTCGGGCGCCTCGTCGGTGGCCGATATCTCGGTGATCGGGCGGCCCTCGATCCTGATCCCCTTTGCCGCAGCCGCAGGCGACCACCAAAGCGCCAACGCCCGTGGGCTGGTTGACGCCAATGCCGCCGTGATGATCCCCGAAAGCGCCCTTGATATCCCGGTGCTGGCAGAGCATATGGGCGCAATTCTGAGTAACCCGCAGGCTGCCACCCAGATGTCGGCCGCTGCACTGAACGCCGGGGTTCCCGATGCCGCCGAACGATTGGCGGCATTGGTTGAGCAACTGGCCCAGGAAGGATAA
- the ftsW gene encoding putative lipid II flippase FtsW, producing the protein MTEMVYGAVPVQAGEPILPKWWRTLDKWTMSCVLILFVIGLLLGLAASVPLAERNGFGNFHYVQRQAVFGLTALAAMLVTSVMSPTLVRRLAVVGFALTFVALAFLPIFGTDFGKGAVRWYSLGFASLQPSEFLKPGFIVVAAWMIAASQQINGPPGTLMSFALCMMVVMMLVLQPDFGQACLILFGWGVMYFVAGAPMLLLVCMAAVVVLGGVFAYNSSEHFARRIDGFLNPDIDPTTQLGYATNAIREGGLFGVGVGEGQVKWSLPDAHTDFIVAVAAEEYGLVLVAVLIALYASIVVRSLFRLMRERDTFIRLAGTGLVCMFGVQAMINMGVAVRLLPAKGMTLPFVSYGGSSLIATGIAVGMLLAFTRTRPQGGIADYLSGRGR; encoded by the coding sequence ATGACTGAGATGGTCTATGGCGCGGTTCCCGTGCAGGCTGGTGAGCCGATTCTTCCCAAGTGGTGGCGGACGCTGGATAAATGGACGATGTCCTGCGTCCTGATATTGTTCGTGATCGGATTGCTCTTGGGGCTGGCGGCTTCGGTGCCGCTGGCCGAGCGCAACGGGTTCGGAAATTTCCATTATGTGCAGCGGCAGGCGGTTTTCGGCCTGACGGCGCTGGCGGCGATGCTGGTCACCTCGGTGATGTCGCCGACGCTGGTGCGGCGGCTGGCGGTGGTTGGCTTTGCCCTGACCTTTGTCGCGCTGGCCTTTCTGCCGATTTTCGGCACCGATTTCGGCAAGGGCGCGGTGCGCTGGTATTCGCTGGGGTTTGCCTCGCTGCAGCCGTCGGAGTTCCTGAAACCGGGCTTTATTGTCGTCGCGGCCTGGATGATTGCCGCCAGCCAGCAGATCAACGGGCCGCCGGGCACGCTGATGTCGTTCGCGCTGTGCATGATGGTGGTCATGATGCTGGTTTTGCAGCCGGATTTCGGCCAGGCCTGTCTGATCCTGTTCGGCTGGGGAGTGATGTATTTTGTGGCAGGCGCGCCGATGCTGCTGCTGGTCTGCATGGCTGCCGTTGTGGTGCTGGGGGGGGTCTTTGCCTATAACAGCTCGGAGCATTTTGCCCGCCGCATCGACGGCTTCCTGAACCCGGATATCGATCCCACCACCCAGCTGGGCTATGCCACCAACGCCATCCGCGAAGGCGGGCTGTTCGGGGTCGGCGTCGGTGAAGGCCAGGTGAAATGGTCGCTGCCGGATGCGCACACCGATTTCATCGTTGCGGTCGCGGCCGAGGAATACGGGCTGGTGCTGGTGGCGGTGCTGATCGCGCTTTATGCCTCGATCGTGGTGCGGTCGCTGTTCCGGCTGATGCGCGAGCGCGATACGTTTATCCGCCTGGCCGGCACCGGCCTGGTGTGCATGTTCGGCGTGCAGGCGATGATCAACATGGGTGTTGCGGTGCGGCTGTTGCCCGCTAAAGGCATGACATTGCCGTTTGTCAGCTACGGCGGATCTTCGCTGATTGCCACCGGGATTGCGGTGGGTATGCTCCTGGCCTTTACCCGCACGCGTCCGCAGGGCGGGATTGCAGATTACCTGAGCGGCCGCGGCCGCTGA
- a CDS encoding NAD(P)/FAD-dependent oxidoreductase, which produces MQINTLILGAGAAGMMCARYSGGSTLVIDHAKAPGEKIRISGGGRCNFTNMYADPKNYLSANPHFCKSALARYTQWDFIGLVDRHGIAWHEKTLGQLFCDGSAKQIIAMLVEELHQAGADLWLQTSVDSVERTAAGFSVRLLREGKPQTVTCRNLVLATGGKSIPKMGATSLAYDLARQFGLELTETRPALVPFTFPDGRFQPLAGTALPARLSNARTSFDEALLFTHRGLSGPAVLQLSSYWREGEEITVNLIPETPLFDLLRDQRQSEGRRDLTTELARHLPAKLVDFLKPQLSLKGRLADQSDTALAALCEALQNWRLLPSGTEGYRTAEVTLGGICTDGLSSKTMEAKSAPGLYAIGEAADVTGWLGGYNFQWAWSSGFAAGTAIAAAS; this is translated from the coding sequence ATGCAGATAAACACCTTGATTCTCGGCGCCGGCGCGGCCGGCATGATGTGCGCACGCTATTCGGGCGGCAGCACATTGGTGATCGACCACGCCAAGGCGCCGGGCGAGAAGATCCGCATCTCCGGCGGCGGCCGCTGCAACTTCACCAACATGTACGCGGACCCCAAGAACTACCTCTCCGCCAATCCGCATTTCTGCAAATCGGCGCTGGCCCGCTACACCCAATGGGATTTCATCGGGCTGGTGGACCGCCACGGCATCGCCTGGCACGAGAAAACCCTGGGCCAGCTGTTCTGCGACGGTTCCGCCAAACAGATCATCGCAATGCTGGTGGAAGAGCTGCATCAGGCCGGCGCGGACCTCTGGCTGCAGACCTCGGTGGACTCCGTCGAACGGACCGCAGCGGGATTCTCCGTAAGGCTCCTGCGCGAGGGCAAGCCGCAGACCGTCACTTGCCGCAATCTGGTGCTGGCCACCGGCGGCAAATCAATCCCCAAGATGGGCGCGACCAGCCTTGCCTATGACCTCGCCCGCCAGTTCGGGCTGGAGCTGACGGAGACCCGCCCGGCGCTGGTTCCCTTCACCTTCCCGGACGGCCGTTTCCAGCCGCTGGCCGGAACCGCCCTGCCCGCGCGGCTGTCGAACGCGCGCACCTCCTTCGACGAAGCGCTTCTGTTCACCCACCGCGGCCTTTCCGGCCCTGCGGTGCTGCAGCTTTCCTCCTACTGGCGCGAGGGAGAGGAGATCACGGTGAACCTGATCCCCGAGACGCCTCTTTTCGATCTCCTGCGCGACCAGCGCCAGAGTGAAGGCCGCCGCGACCTGACAACAGAACTCGCCCGCCACTTGCCTGCCAAGCTGGTGGATTTTCTGAAACCCCAGCTGTCCCTCAAGGGCCGTCTGGCCGATCAGTCCGACACCGCGCTGGCCGCGCTGTGCGAGGCCCTGCAAAACTGGCGCCTGCTGCCTTCCGGCACCGAGGGCTACCGCACCGCCGAGGTCACGCTGGGCGGCATCTGCACCGATGGCTTGTCCTCCAAAACCATGGAGGCCAAATCCGCCCCCGGCCTCTATGCCATCGGCGAGGCGGCAGATGTCACCGGCTGGCTCGGCGGTTACAACTTCCAATGGGCCTGGTCATCGGGTTTTGCCGCTGGCACCGCCATCGCCGCCGCCAGCTGA
- the murD gene encoding UDP-N-acetylmuramoyl-L-alanine--D-glutamate ligase, translated as MIPVKGYEGAQVAVLGLGRSGLATARALRAGGAEPVCWDDNPAAREAAEADGFTCRDLHKGGAFDGVAALITSPGIAHLYPKPNPVIRAAMEAGVPVDNDIGLFFRSFADAEWQMHDQPPRVVAVTGSNGKSTTVALLHHILQEAGRESQLAGNIGRGVLDIDPPGNGGVVVLELSSYQTELARALTPDVAVFTNLSPDHLDRHGGMGGYFAAKRRLFAEGGPDRAVIGIDEDEGLFLAGQLSEAAGDDRVIRISAARKLTGPGWQVFARKGFLSEYRKERQAASIDLRGMTGLPGAHNHQNACAAYAAARTLGLAPRLIGDAMATFPGLPHRSQTIAESGGVRYVNDSKATNVDSAVKALSAFKNIRWICGGLEKDGGLEGLQGQTGNVVKAYVIGREAAGFALQLDVEAEVCTTMAAAVERAIEDAQEGDTVLLAPAAASFDQYDNFEQRGEDFTAEVNKRLG; from the coding sequence ATGATCCCGGTCAAAGGATATGAGGGCGCGCAGGTGGCGGTGCTGGGGCTGGGCCGTTCGGGGCTGGCGACAGCGCGCGCCTTGCGGGCGGGCGGGGCGGAACCTGTTTGCTGGGACGACAACCCTGCCGCGCGGGAGGCGGCAGAGGCGGATGGCTTCACCTGCCGCGACCTGCACAAGGGCGGTGCCTTTGACGGCGTTGCTGCGCTGATCACCTCGCCCGGCATCGCGCATCTGTATCCCAAGCCGAACCCGGTGATCCGGGCGGCAATGGAGGCCGGGGTGCCGGTGGACAATGATATCGGGCTGTTCTTCCGCTCCTTTGCCGATGCCGAATGGCAGATGCATGACCAGCCGCCGCGGGTGGTGGCGGTGACGGGGTCGAATGGCAAATCGACCACGGTGGCGCTGCTGCACCACATCCTGCAGGAAGCGGGCCGCGAGAGCCAGCTGGCGGGCAATATCGGCCGCGGCGTGCTGGACATAGATCCGCCCGGCAACGGCGGCGTGGTGGTGCTGGAGCTGTCGAGCTATCAGACCGAGCTGGCCCGGGCGCTGACGCCGGATGTGGCGGTGTTCACCAACCTGAGCCCTGATCATCTGGACCGGCATGGCGGCATGGGCGGTTATTTCGCGGCCAAGCGGCGGCTGTTTGCCGAGGGCGGGCCGGACCGCGCGGTGATTGGCATTGACGAGGATGAGGGGCTGTTTCTGGCCGGACAGCTGTCGGAAGCGGCAGGCGATGACCGGGTGATCCGCATCTCCGCCGCGCGCAAGCTGACCGGGCCGGGCTGGCAGGTTTTTGCCCGCAAAGGCTTTCTGAGCGAGTACCGCAAGGAGCGGCAGGCGGCCTCGATCGATCTGCGCGGCATGACCGGTCTGCCGGGGGCGCATAACCATCAGAACGCCTGCGCGGCCTATGCGGCGGCGCGCACTCTGGGGCTGGCGCCGCGGCTGATCGGCGATGCGATGGCGACCTTCCCCGGCCTGCCGCACCGCAGCCAGACCATCGCCGAAAGCGGCGGCGTGCGCTATGTCAACGACAGCAAGGCCACCAATGTGGACAGTGCGGTTAAGGCACTGAGTGCGTTCAAGAACATCCGCTGGATCTGCGGCGGGCTGGAGAAGGACGGCGGGCTGGAAGGGCTGCAGGGGCAGACCGGCAATGTGGTGAAAGCCTATGTGATCGGCCGCGAGGCGGCTGGCTTTGCGCTGCAGCTGGATGTGGAGGCCGAGGTCTGCACCACTATGGCGGCAGCGGTCGAGCGCGCCATTGAGGACGCGCAGGAGGGCGACACGGTTCTGCTGGCGCCGGCAGCGGCGAGTTTCGACCAGTACGACAATTTCGAACAGCGCGGCGAGGATTTCACTGCCGAGGTGAACAAGCGGCTGGGCTAG